A section of the Spirosoma pollinicola genome encodes:
- a CDS encoding GNAT family N-acetyltransferase translates to MKIRSVQLNDWSAMAAIYQQGIDTGNATMETRAPLPEAMANAYMTSPQLVAVEAGTVIGYALLTAVSGRCVFSGVAEVSLYVDAAHRGKGVGQQLLNQLIIESETKNLWTLQASIFPENTASIALHKRCGFREIGHHERIGKRAGIWRNILLLERRSTQVGID, encoded by the coding sequence ATGAAAATCCGATCTGTACAACTAAATGACTGGTCCGCAATGGCCGCTATATACCAGCAAGGCATCGACACGGGCAATGCCACAATGGAAACGCGGGCCCCATTGCCCGAAGCAATGGCAAACGCGTATATGACCTCTCCGCAGTTAGTGGCCGTTGAGGCCGGTACCGTAATTGGGTATGCACTGTTAACAGCCGTATCGGGCCGGTGCGTGTTCTCAGGCGTAGCTGAAGTGAGCCTGTATGTCGATGCCGCCCACCGGGGCAAAGGTGTTGGACAACAATTGTTGAATCAACTGATTATAGAGAGCGAAACAAAGAACCTGTGGACATTGCAGGCCAGCATATTTCCCGAAAACACAGCCAGCATAGCCCTTCATAAACGCTGCGGCTTCCGGGAGATCGGCCACCACGAACGGATTGGCAAACGCGCTGGCATCTGGCGAAATATTCTGCTGCTCGAACGGCGCAGCACACAAGTTGGCATTGATTAA
- a CDS encoding LacI family DNA-binding transcriptional regulator, whose translation MSKTKVSIKDIAQKAGVSTALVSYVLNGKEKESRVGQEIALKVKQIATELNYQPSHLAKSLRSGKTHTIGLIIADISNPFFANIARVVEDEAKRNGYTVIIGSSDENADKSRDLLDVLINRQVDGFIIVSAEDSKEQIQLLLDKHIPFVLLDRYFPEIPTDFVSTDHYRASYDAGTHLIRNQYQRIGMIAYDSQLFHMQERIRGYQDALRDSKVTGQEHWLKRIKINAIDAGVKAAIDTMLAADEPVDALLFATYSLAVSGLKHINSLGIKVPDDLGIVSFGQAEVFELYYCPITYLKQPIVLLGQTAVELLVKKLTHKSTEPAQILMKAELIERASSKTKKSVVT comes from the coding sequence ATGAGTAAGACAAAGGTGTCTATAAAAGACATAGCCCAAAAAGCGGGCGTTTCAACAGCGTTAGTGTCTTATGTGCTTAACGGAAAAGAAAAAGAGAGTCGGGTTGGGCAGGAAATTGCATTGAAGGTTAAGCAAATAGCGACAGAATTAAACTACCAGCCAAGCCATTTGGCGAAGAGTTTGCGAAGCGGAAAAACACACACCATTGGGCTGATTATAGCCGATATATCGAACCCGTTCTTTGCGAATATAGCCAGGGTAGTTGAAGACGAAGCAAAACGGAACGGGTATACGGTCATCATTGGCAGTTCAGATGAAAACGCCGACAAGTCACGGGACTTACTGGATGTACTGATTAACAGGCAAGTTGATGGATTTATCATTGTTTCGGCAGAAGACTCGAAAGAACAGATTCAGCTTTTACTAGATAAGCATATTCCCTTTGTTTTATTAGACCGGTATTTCCCGGAAATACCAACCGATTTTGTTTCGACAGACCATTACAGAGCCTCGTATGACGCAGGTACCCATTTAATCAGGAACCAGTATCAACGCATTGGGATGATTGCTTATGATTCGCAACTTTTCCATATGCAGGAGCGCATCAGAGGGTATCAGGATGCGCTGAGAGACAGTAAGGTTACCGGTCAGGAACACTGGTTAAAACGGATAAAAATCAACGCGATTGACGCCGGTGTAAAAGCGGCCATTGATACTATGCTGGCGGCTGATGAACCCGTCGATGCGCTCTTATTTGCGACATATAGTCTGGCTGTAAGTGGCCTGAAACATATAAATAGCCTGGGTATAAAGGTGCCGGATGATTTAGGCATTGTCAGTTTTGGCCAGGCCGAAGTTTTTGAGCTTTATTATTGCCCCATAACCTATTTGAAACAGCCCATTGTATTGCTGGGCCAAACTGCCGTTGAATTACTGGTGAAAAAATTGACGCACAAATCAACTGAACCCGCGCAGATACTTATGAAAGCAGAATTGATCGAACGAGCCTCGTCAAAAACAAAAAAGAGCGTGGTCACCTAG
- a CDS encoding mandelate racemase/muconate lactonizing enzyme family protein: MERRNFLKSALVGSTAIWSGLPMSMAQAAPKLKITKIRYYSAPGYNKPLFNQARGIVEIYTDGGVIGIGEGGSKDMIEQCAQMIIGEDPFRIEHLWQNVYRGMFYPPGREKLHALGALEMALWDLKGKALGVPVYDLLGGATRDYVECYATGFRASKAKTEEERARDCIEAGLRAYRIGPTGGNGDQPFDFYDNAKKTIEFCKRIDSAVGGGGKWALDLHTRFDTTEGIKICRALENMEPYFVEDIVRSENPAVYKTVRQMTTVPIAVGEQFGDRWDINELIEQRLIDYTRITLPNTGGIGEFKKIAALCETHYAGMIPHFTGPLSTAALVHVLGSSSPTRCLMELGGGEPERPDYFNEDFINFKNGKLYLNPAPGLGVKFDPKKATFVLEVAAKTQFPHPILKSPDGAIHNW; encoded by the coding sequence ATGGAAAGAAGAAACTTTCTTAAGTCTGCATTGGTCGGTTCAACAGCTATTTGGAGCGGTCTGCCCATGAGCATGGCGCAGGCGGCTCCAAAATTAAAAATCACAAAAATCAGGTATTACAGTGCCCCCGGTTATAACAAACCCCTCTTCAACCAGGCTCGCGGCATTGTTGAAATCTATACCGATGGGGGCGTTATCGGCATTGGCGAAGGCGGCTCTAAAGATATGATCGAGCAGTGCGCTCAGATGATTATTGGCGAAGATCCGTTTCGCATTGAGCACCTCTGGCAAAACGTGTACCGGGGCATGTTTTATCCACCCGGTCGGGAGAAATTGCACGCGCTTGGAGCGTTGGAAATGGCCTTATGGGACCTTAAAGGAAAAGCCCTGGGCGTACCAGTCTATGACTTGCTGGGCGGGGCCACCCGCGACTATGTTGAATGTTACGCCACTGGCTTTCGGGCTTCCAAAGCCAAAACAGAAGAAGAACGGGCGCGGGATTGTATCGAAGCGGGCCTGCGAGCCTACCGAATTGGCCCAACCGGCGGCAACGGCGATCAACCCTTTGACTTTTATGACAACGCCAAAAAGACCATCGAATTTTGCAAGCGAATTGACTCGGCGGTTGGTGGTGGCGGCAAATGGGCACTTGATCTGCATACACGTTTTGATACCACCGAAGGCATCAAAATCTGCAGGGCGCTTGAGAATATGGAGCCTTATTTCGTAGAGGACATTGTTCGGTCTGAAAATCCGGCTGTTTATAAAACCGTCCGGCAGATGACCACCGTACCTATTGCGGTTGGCGAACAATTTGGCGACCGCTGGGACATCAACGAGCTCATTGAACAGCGCCTGATCGACTATACGCGAATTACCTTACCTAATACGGGCGGCATTGGCGAATTCAAGAAAATTGCCGCTCTGTGCGAAACACACTATGCGGGTATGATTCCGCACTTTACCGGCCCTCTATCCACGGCGGCACTGGTGCATGTACTTGGTTCCAGCAGCCCAACGCGCTGCCTGATGGAACTGGGCGGTGGTGAACCCGAACGGCCCGATTATTTCAATGAGGATTTCATAAACTTCAAAAACGGCAAATTATACCTGAATCCGGCGCCGGGTCTGGGTGTCAAATTCGATCCCAAAAAAGCAACGTTTGTGCTGGAAGTAGCGGCCAAAACGCAGTTTCCACACCCGATTTTGAAAAGCCCGGATGGTGCCATTCATAACTGGTAA
- a CDS encoding arsenate reductase ArsC: MTSILVLCTGNSARSQMAHGYLQYFAGDRATVYSAGVAPHGVNPLAIQVMAEDGVDISHHTSNHVDEYVNQPIDYVITVCDNAREQCPYFPSTAQLIHHSFSDPSHAPESEKLAQFRVVRDQIKLYCEQFINDRLA, from the coding sequence ATGACCTCAATTTTAGTACTCTGCACGGGCAACTCGGCCCGGTCGCAAATGGCTCACGGCTACCTCCAATATTTTGCGGGCGACCGCGCTACGGTTTATAGCGCCGGCGTAGCACCTCACGGTGTCAACCCACTGGCTATTCAGGTGATGGCCGAAGACGGTGTTGACATTTCGCATCACACCTCTAACCATGTTGATGAATACGTGAATCAGCCCATCGACTACGTTATTACCGTTTGCGACAATGCCCGGGAGCAATGCCCTTATTTCCCCTCAACGGCACAACTCATTCACCACAGTTTTAGCGATCCGTCTCATGCACCCGAGAGCGAAAAGTTGGCGCAGTTTCGCGTCGTTCGGGATCAGATCAAACTTTATTGCGAACAATTTATTAACGACCGGCTGGCCTAG
- a CDS encoding alpha/beta hydrolase domain-containing protein: MKFALSLRFVLLLLGLTLTAQARIVKLVITKTEAYASGRAFGNAGAYERVTGQAYGEVDPKLAQNKIIQDLQLAPKNERGMIEYVSEFALLRPKDIGKSNGLLFLSLPNRGNVFPADTALLKRGYVYVWCGWQGDVLAGETVPGSPRLTIKVPVATNNGKEITGLLRAEFQVTVPAKTQSLSSGPFSGITHHSYETISLDNTGLVLTKRVHEADARMPIPNSDWAFSDCTTQPFPGTASNTKLSLKEGFDPNYIYELVYTAKNPLVLGLGFAAVRDMASFLRQSTTDDARNPNPLLVAGATTLPIRAAIMQGVSQCSNFTRTFLQLGFNQDEPGQRVFDGINAHIATRRISLNIRFGRPGGGGLQHEDHLYPSNEAPFTWNVTRDPVSGITGGILEACSPMGNCPKIMQTLSSSEYRQIRASLPTTDSHGKQDLVIPDNVRIYLFAGTQHSPGSILDPVSGFMTNPNQNQPNLRALLIALEQWVLQDKLPPASIYPTIKAKTLVRPDQNSIGWPSIPGVVYNGQFNNVPLLDFGPAYNSHHITGIVLQEPPKVIKANVYTVLVPKVDQDGNELGGIRNTTMRVPLGTYTGWSLRRAGYGEGDLASLNGMFIPFKKTKAERIVANDPRLSLEERYGTHAAYVAAVQKAANDLVKEGLLLPEDAQHEIQKAQNSTVLN, from the coding sequence ATGAAATTTGCCCTATCCCTTCGTTTCGTACTGTTGTTGCTTGGTCTCACGCTCACGGCGCAGGCGCGTATTGTCAAGTTAGTTATCACCAAAACAGAAGCCTACGCGAGTGGTCGCGCCTTCGGCAACGCGGGTGCTTATGAGCGAGTTACGGGTCAGGCATATGGCGAAGTAGACCCGAAGCTGGCCCAGAACAAGATCATCCAGGATTTGCAACTGGCTCCTAAAAATGAGCGGGGTATGATCGAATACGTGTCTGAGTTTGCATTGCTGCGCCCCAAAGACATAGGTAAGAGTAACGGCCTGCTGTTTCTGAGCCTGCCCAACCGGGGAAACGTATTTCCGGCCGATACGGCCCTGCTCAAACGAGGTTATGTGTATGTCTGGTGCGGCTGGCAGGGCGATGTTTTAGCCGGAGAAACCGTTCCGGGCAGTCCGCGCCTGACGATTAAGGTGCCCGTAGCGACCAACAATGGCAAGGAAATAACGGGCCTGCTCCGGGCCGAATTTCAGGTCACTGTACCCGCTAAAACACAGAGTCTGAGCAGCGGCCCTTTCAGCGGTATAACACACCACAGCTACGAAACCATCAGTCTCGACAACACCGGGTTAGTACTAACCAAACGTGTACATGAAGCTGATGCCCGTATGCCTATTCCTAACAGTGACTGGGCCTTTTCTGACTGTACAACTCAGCCCTTTCCCGGCACAGCCAGCAATACAAAGCTTTCGTTGAAGGAAGGATTCGACCCAAATTACATTTACGAACTGGTATATACCGCCAAAAATCCGCTGGTGTTGGGGCTGGGTTTTGCTGCGGTTCGGGATATGGCGTCATTTCTGCGGCAGTCAACCACCGACGACGCCCGCAACCCAAATCCCCTGTTGGTAGCGGGGGCAACTACGCTTCCAATTCGGGCCGCGATCATGCAGGGGGTATCTCAGTGCAGTAATTTCACCCGTACATTTCTGCAACTGGGCTTTAATCAGGACGAACCGGGCCAGCGGGTGTTCGATGGCATCAACGCCCACATCGCCACTCGCCGGATCTCCCTGAACATTCGCTTTGGTCGGCCGGGGGGCGGAGGGCTTCAGCACGAAGATCACCTTTACCCGAGCAATGAAGCCCCCTTTACCTGGAACGTTACCCGCGATCCGGTTTCGGGTATTACCGGTGGTATTCTGGAAGCCTGTTCGCCCATGGGTAATTGCCCTAAAATCATGCAAACGCTCAGCTCGTCAGAATATCGCCAGATACGGGCGTCGCTGCCAACGACAGATTCTCATGGGAAGCAGGACCTCGTCATTCCCGACAACGTTCGAATTTATCTATTTGCCGGTACGCAACATTCGCCGGGTAGTATACTGGACCCGGTATCGGGCTTCATGACGAATCCCAATCAGAATCAGCCTAACCTGCGTGCGTTGTTGATTGCGCTGGAGCAGTGGGTGTTGCAGGATAAGCTGCCTCCTGCCAGCATATATCCAACCATCAAAGCCAAAACACTGGTGCGCCCCGACCAGAATAGTATCGGCTGGCCATCAATTCCGGGCGTGGTATACAATGGCCAGTTCAACAATGTACCGCTGCTTGATTTTGGACCAGCTTACAACAGCCACCATATTACAGGCATTGTGCTACAGGAACCCCCGAAAGTCATCAAGGCAAACGTATACACGGTTCTGGTGCCAAAGGTCGATCAGGATGGCAACGAACTGGGGGGCATTCGGAACACCACTATGCGCGTACCACTTGGCACATATACGGGGTGGAGTTTGCGTCGGGCAGGCTATGGCGAAGGCGACCTAGCCTCACTCAACGGTATGTTCATTCCCTTTAAAAAAACCAAAGCCGAGCGGATAGTTGCTAACGACCCGCGCCTGTCGCTGGAAGAACGCTACGGTACGCATGCGGCCTATGTAGCGGCAGTTCAGAAAGCCGCAAATGATCTGGTGAAGGAAGGACTACTTTTGCCGGAGGATGCACAGCATGAGATACAAAAGGCACAAAATAGTACCGTATTAAACTAA
- a CDS encoding ArsR/SmtB family transcription factor yields the protein MGATKTEIFTDQQNRMADLAKAFAHPARVAILQLLAQKKACVCGDIVDELPLAQATVSQHLKELKRIGIIQGSIDPPRVCYCINEPVWEEARQVFGEVLDSFVNQKSCC from the coding sequence ATGGGAGCGACGAAAACCGAAATCTTTACGGATCAGCAGAACCGCATGGCCGATCTGGCCAAAGCCTTTGCGCATCCGGCTCGCGTAGCTATTCTGCAATTGTTAGCTCAGAAAAAAGCCTGTGTGTGTGGCGATATTGTTGATGAATTGCCCCTGGCTCAGGCTACCGTATCACAGCATTTGAAGGAGTTGAAACGTATTGGCATCATCCAGGGCAGCATCGACCCACCCCGCGTTTGTTACTGCATCAACGAACCCGTTTGGGAAGAAGCCCGGCAGGTGTTTGGCGAAGTACTGGACTCATTTGTTAATCAAAAAAGCTGTTGTTGA
- a CDS encoding purine-nucleoside phosphorylase translates to MLEQIQETAQFIQSKTNLTPTIGIILGTGLGALANELDIETTLPYASIPHFPLSTIESHSGKLLVGTLAGKPVMVMQGRFHYYEGYTMQQVTFPVRVMHALGVKTLLVSNAAGGMNPAFQTSDLMVIDDHISLLLPGNPLICPNPPVFGERFPDMCEPYRQSLIDLAFSIADELGISLKRGVYVSVTGPQLETRAEYRMLHQWGADAVGMSTVPEVIVANQLSMAVFGVSVITDLCFPDTLEKAELVKILAAAAKAEPKLTMLIREMISRL, encoded by the coding sequence ATGCTCGAACAAATTCAGGAAACGGCACAGTTTATACAGTCGAAAACAAATCTTACGCCAACCATCGGCATTATTCTCGGAACCGGCCTTGGTGCCTTAGCCAACGAACTGGACATTGAAACGACGCTCCCGTATGCGTCTATTCCTCATTTTCCCCTGTCGACGATTGAGTCTCATTCGGGCAAATTATTGGTGGGTACATTGGCGGGGAAGCCGGTTATGGTGATGCAGGGACGCTTTCACTATTACGAAGGATACACTATGCAACAGGTAACGTTTCCGGTGCGGGTGATGCATGCGCTTGGCGTAAAAACGTTGCTGGTATCGAACGCGGCTGGTGGCATGAATCCAGCCTTCCAAACTAGTGACCTGATGGTAATCGACGATCATATTAGCTTACTGTTGCCGGGAAATCCATTGATTTGCCCGAATCCGCCCGTGTTTGGCGAACGCTTCCCCGATATGTGTGAGCCCTACCGACAGTCGTTAATTGATCTGGCTTTCTCGATTGCCGACGAGTTGGGTATCTCCCTCAAACGTGGGGTATACGTGAGTGTAACGGGGCCGCAATTGGAAACGCGTGCCGAATACCGGATGCTGCACCAGTGGGGTGCCGATGCCGTGGGCATGTCTACGGTACCGGAAGTTATTGTGGCCAATCAACTGAGTATGGCCGTTTTTGGCGTGTCGGTCATTACGGACCTTTGTTTCCCCGACACCCTCGAAAAAGCCGAACTCGTTAAAATACTGGCAGCCGCAGCGAAAGCCGAACCGAAACTAACGATGTTGATTCGCGAAATGATAAGCCGGTTGTAA
- a CDS encoding arsenite methyltransferase — MQIDDQLKTVVREAYGQIATQSKAYNEASCCGATNCCSPTDNPAIMADDYSQLAGYVADADLGLGCGLPTQFAQIKPGDTVIDLGSGAGNDCFVARHETGPTGKVIGIDFTDAMINRARKNADTLGYNNVEFRVGDIEQMPVVDNTADVIVSNCVLNLVPNKKNVIAEIWRVLKPGGHFSISDIVLAGDLPANLLKAAELYAGCVSGAIQQDVYIGLIQEAGFTNLTLQKQKAIFLPDELLANYLTIDEIAAYRQSGTGIVSLTAYAEKPTTPSKPRVQLADLTRKADACCEPGSGCC, encoded by the coding sequence ATGCAAATTGATGACCAGTTAAAAACCGTTGTTCGGGAGGCCTATGGCCAGATTGCTACCCAATCGAAGGCTTACAACGAAGCTTCCTGTTGCGGTGCCACCAATTGCTGTTCGCCAACCGATAACCCGGCTATTATGGCCGACGATTATAGCCAGTTAGCCGGTTATGTTGCCGATGCCGACCTCGGTTTAGGCTGTGGCTTGCCGACGCAATTTGCCCAAATCAAACCCGGCGATACGGTTATTGATCTGGGTTCGGGGGCAGGTAACGATTGTTTTGTGGCTCGTCATGAAACGGGACCAACTGGCAAAGTAATTGGCATCGACTTCACTGATGCCATGATTAACCGCGCCCGGAAAAACGCCGATACATTGGGCTATAACAATGTCGAATTTCGCGTTGGCGACATTGAACAAATGCCCGTTGTGGATAACACGGCGGACGTGATCGTGTCGAACTGCGTACTGAATCTGGTTCCTAACAAGAAAAACGTGATTGCCGAAATTTGGCGTGTTCTCAAACCCGGCGGCCATTTCAGCATTTCCGACATTGTGCTGGCTGGTGACCTCCCCGCCAACCTACTCAAAGCAGCAGAACTCTATGCCGGTTGTGTTTCGGGAGCGATTCAGCAGGACGTATATATTGGTCTGATTCAGGAAGCAGGCTTCACCAACCTGACCTTGCAAAAACAGAAAGCCATTTTCCTCCCTGATGAACTACTGGCAAACTACCTGACTATAGACGAAATAGCCGCTTATCGGCAGTCAGGTACGGGTATCGTCAGCCTCACGGCCTATGCCGAGAAGCCAACGACACCGTCGAAACCACGTGTTCAACTCGCCGACTTAACCAGGAAAGCGGATGCCTGCTGCGAGCCCGGCAGCGGTTGTTGTTAA
- a CDS encoding alpha/beta hydrolase: MRKINQPKPSLWPLLFLLSFLLTLPLYAAKVDSLDVPSAVMKKNLRAVVVLPDSYASAGKNKTMYPVLYLLHGGFGHFNDWITKTPDKTLIHRLADQYNLIIVMPEGEVFSYYVDSPVIKDSQFETYLTKEVIAKIDNTYRTIRTPKGRVITGLSMGGYGALYLATRHPDLYCAAGSMSGALNLDMNAWKLPPDATKNIKAEFEKILGPFDQAPDGWASYSVVGMADKMKTNGLKLVIDCGVDDFLIEPNRELHHRLVFNQTPHDYSERPGGHSWEFWQNALPYQVLFFSKVLNGN, from the coding sequence ATGCGTAAAATAAATCAGCCTAAACCTTCGCTCTGGCCATTACTATTCCTTCTTAGTTTTCTGCTAACACTTCCGCTCTATGCGGCCAAAGTCGATTCCCTGGACGTACCCAGCGCGGTGATGAAAAAGAACCTTCGGGCGGTGGTCGTTTTGCCCGACTCCTATGCATCTGCCGGAAAGAATAAAACGATGTACCCGGTACTCTATCTGCTCCACGGCGGCTTTGGGCACTTTAACGACTGGATTACAAAAACGCCCGATAAAACCCTGATTCACCGGCTCGCCGATCAGTATAACCTCATTATTGTCATGCCCGAAGGCGAGGTGTTCAGCTACTATGTGGATAGTCCCGTCATCAAAGACAGCCAGTTTGAGACCTACCTGACCAAAGAGGTTATTGCTAAAATTGATAATACCTATCGCACTATTCGCACACCTAAAGGCCGGGTAATTACAGGGCTGTCGATGGGGGGCTATGGCGCATTATATCTGGCGACCCGCCATCCCGACCTCTATTGTGCAGCTGGAAGCATGAGTGGGGCACTGAATCTCGATATGAACGCCTGGAAGCTTCCGCCCGATGCGACAAAGAACATCAAGGCAGAGTTCGAAAAAATTCTGGGGCCATTCGACCAGGCGCCCGACGGATGGGCCTCCTATTCGGTCGTGGGCATGGCCGATAAAATGAAAACAAACGGCTTGAAACTGGTCATCGACTGTGGGGTAGATGATTTTCTGATTGAGCCCAACCGCGAATTACATCATCGGCTGGTTTTCAACCAAACACCGCACGATTACAGCGAACGGCCCGGCGGTCATAGCTGGGAATTTTGGCAAAACGCCCTTCCTTACCAAGTGCTGTTTTTCAGTAAGGTGTTAAACGGAAACTAA